In Silene latifolia isolate original U9 population chromosome 3, ASM4854445v1, whole genome shotgun sequence, a single window of DNA contains:
- the LOC141647862 gene encoding uncharacterized protein LOC141647862, whose translation MQENPPRAPCKTRTRKESRSKTDHPRRRNNRFTFEESTDTIDCSGEYCRSCAASLMADCVAVCCCPLALVSLLALAFVKVPYLVGRRCWRRRKKKRKCKKIEATSISIEHDMVITRKDVNRFSGDIVFEFGEAEDVEERKSFCAAFEADKVLMELYQVGHLGFGRVSFTGIHSFGEGN comes from the coding sequence ATGCAAGAGAATCCACCTCGAGCACCGTGCAAAACTCGAACCCGTAAAGAGTCCAGATCCAAGACTGATCACCCAAGAAGAAGGAACAATCGTTTTACATTTGAAGAATCAACTGATACAATCGACTGCTCAGGTGAGTATTGTCGGTCCTGTGCAGCGTCTCTAATGGCCGACTGTGTGGCAGTATGTTGTTGTCCTTTGGCACTTGTTAGTTTGCTCGCTCTCGCTTTTGTCAAGGTACCGTATCTTGTTGGTAGGAGGTGTTGGcgaaggaggaagaagaaaagaaaatgcaagaaaatcGAGGCTACCAGTATAAGTATTGAACACGACATGGTCATAACTCGTAAAGATGTAAATCGATTTTCCGGGGATATTGTATTTGAATTCGGAGAAGCGGAAGATGTAGAGGAAAGAAAGAGCTTTTGTGCAGCATTTGAAGCTGATAAAGTTCTAATGGAGTTGTATCAGGTTGGTCATTTGGGTTTTGGGAGGGTATCCTTCACTGGAATTCATTCTTTTGGAGAAGGAAATTAA